The following nucleotide sequence is from Pseudochaenichthys georgianus unplaced genomic scaffold, fPseGeo1.2 scaffold_586_arrow_ctg1, whole genome shotgun sequence.
ggtggtgacgtgaagtcatgtgaccgtgctgtagttcctttatagtccaacattagcctcctttagcttagcggtggtgacgtgaagtcatgtgaccgtgctgcagttcctttatagtccaacattagccacctttagcttagcggtggtgacgtgaagtcatgtaacCGTgcggtagttcctttatagcccaacattagcctcctttagcttagcggtggtgacgtgaagtcatgtaacCGTgcggtagttcctttatagcccaacattagcctcctttagcttagcggtggtgacgtgaagtcatgtgaccgtgctgtagttcctttatagcccaacattagcctcctttagcttagcggtggtgacgtgaagtcatgtgaccgtaatgtagttcctttatagcccaacattagcctcctttagcttagcggtggtgacatgaagtcatgtgaccgtaatgtagttcctttatagcctaacgttagctttagaaatcataaagtggtgttgatatgtggagattatcctgctgaactaacTAACTCAAAAACGTTTGTTTGACACAGAGATTAATCCAAAATCACATGGAGgaatcccattggaccagggAGATGCTAACAGCTAACCTTGTTGTGTTTCATTGAGCAGAGATTGTTTACCTCTTTGTCGGCTTTGCCCACTTTGGAATTCAGGTCGTATCTCTCCTCATCAAGCTTGTCGAGCAGAGCGTGCAGCTTCTTGCATGTTTCCtgtcaacacacaaacacatgttactcaaagtaaacaaaaacaacaggTGCACTGACTGTTGTCTTTGGTGCGATACAGTGAGCTGCAGTTAACACAAATTATTGTAGTGTATAATGACTATCTAATCCATTACACTAAAAAAAGTGTGGCTTAAATTGAAGCTAACGCAGTAACAGTTCAAATCgtttatacaaatattttaaaattcaaaaatacaaaaaaattaaAGATTATTTAGAAATGTAAAAATGCCAATATTTGAAGATTTAAAacttttatattaaatattatatgtttttattaaaagatttttttttttaaagaattagaaaaaaaagatgttgaaataaaaacattttaaaattaaaatcaaattaaatgaaagaattagaaaaaaataaaacatcttaaaataaaaaaaaattaaattaaagaattagaaaatgttaaaatattttttttttatatcaatTAAATTACAGAATTAGAAATATTTAAAAGTTTGGTGTTTATGTTTTTGCCTCCCTCTCACCATGAGGGCGGCCTGGTCCCCGCTCATGCTGGGTTTGGTGCAATGCTCCTCCATGTACTCCTCCTTCGCCGCAATATCGGCAGCTTTCTCCTCGTCGAGCCACTTGGCCGCGATGGTGAGGATCAAACTCTGCGGGAGAAACGGGAGGAGAAGCTTTCAGTGTTTCAGAAAGGAGACTCAAGAAGCCCCGTGCAACCATCTGGAAGCGGCATCTAACCCGGAGGAGAAGATGGGGACAGCTGCTACAAGTGAATGAAATACAAATCTAAtaagttaaaataaataaaaataaataaaattaaataaaattgaataaaataatgtatgaATCTAAACACAagaaattaaattaagaatgtGCAAATAAAATACATAAGAAGTTATATTAAGAATTTGTAATAAATTCATAATTTCTTTTTTATAATTGATATTTATAAAAGCACAAGAAATTGCAGTAAATATTtccaataaatacaaatgttttttaaattcaaatattcaaatgttaCAATACAGTCAATCGAAACTACATGCATAAGCTATGTAAGGAAATTATTGagaatttaaaatatatatttgtgtttttttaaatcttcagTAGGAACCAATGGGATTTGATGACGAcatgaacacatttaaatatttatCAATATTTTTGggtggctgtggctcagtgaatagtgtgctggacttcgaacaggggatagcaagttcgagtcccactgcagtcagcatgtcgttgtgtccctgagacacttcgccCCAAACTGCTTGTCCACAGTAAAAAGCATGTTGGCGCTTTgggtaaaagcgtctaacagaTGTCATGTTCAGGAAAATCCATAAAACGGTGTTTCTGGATTGAGACGAAGGAGACATGCAGATCAGATTGTCGTGTCCTTACCTTCAGGGCATGCCTGCGGCTCGAGGTCATCTTTTTTCTGTTTGAAGGAAGTCAGAAAAACATCATGAATCCATTAGATATTTACTGTAGTATGAGTACAGAGTACTTCTTCCTCTGTACTCATACTACAGTAAAGTATCAGAGTACTTCTTCCTGTGTACTCATACTACAGTAAAGTATCAGAGTACTTCTTCCTGTGTACTCATACTACAGTAAAGTATCAGAGTACTTCTTCCTGTGTACTCATACTACAGTAAAGTATCAGAGTACTTCTTCCTGTGTACTCATACTACGGTAAAGTATCAGAGTACTTATTTCTGTGTACTTATACTACAGTAAAGTATCAGAGTACTTCTTCCCGTGTACTCATTCTACAGTAAAGTATCAGAGTACTTCTTCCTGTGTACTTATACTACAGTAAAGTATCAGACTACTTTCTAACCTCTGTCTGTATTCAAGCTAACATTTAGTTGAGTTAAACATTTATTCTATCAGAGTAAGTACTTATACTACACTAAAGTATCAGACTACTTCTTCCTCTGTACTTATACTTCTCTAAAGTATCAGAGTAGTCCTCCTCCTGTGTACTTATACTTCTCTAAATTATCAGCGTACCCCTCCTCCCGTGTACTTATACTCCTCATGTGTACTTGAACTACACTAAAGTACCAGAGTACCCCTCCTCCTATGTACTTATACTCCTCCTGTGCACTCATACTCATCCTGTGTACTTATACTACAGTAAAGTATCAGAGTACTTCTTCCTCTGAGCTGGTACTACATCATAGTACCCCTCCTCCTGTGTACTTATTCTCCTCCTATGTGTACTTGTACTCACTCAGACATGGTGGCGTGTTTTCTC
It contains:
- the LOC117443333 gene encoding troponin I, fast skeletal muscle-like — its product is MSEKKMTSSRRHALKSLILTIAAKWLDEEKAADIAAKEEYMEEHCTKPSMSGDQAALMETCKKLHALLDKLDEERYDLNSKVGKADKEIEDLNIKVVDLRGVKKPALRKVRMSADAMLKALLGSKHSVNMDLRANLKQVKKEVKEEPQEAAGDWRKNVEDKADRKKMFEAT